One genomic window of Trachemys scripta elegans isolate TJP31775 chromosome 15, CAS_Tse_1.0, whole genome shotgun sequence includes the following:
- the HSCB gene encoding iron-sulfur cluster co-chaperone protein HscB, translating into MWAVRRGQLCRALWGSQAPAAFSRPRSAEPGSLPVPRCWSCGIPLPARGGQGLPRFCPACQALQPPESQPDLFRLMGCDRSFNISVQQLQQRFRSLQRSLHPDYFSQRPQKERDFSEQHSSLVNRAYQTLLSPLRRGLYLLELNGVELAKGTDSDIDVEFLKEIMEINETLAELNNEAKIEEIESFIEVKQEELTKDVSKAFERDDLQEAKKLLAKMKYFENLEDKVKSKKNPS; encoded by the exons ATGTGGGCTGTGCGGAGGGGTCAGCTCTGCAGGGCGCTGTGGGGTTCTCAGGCTCCGGCCGCCTTTTCTCGGCCCCGTAGCGCAGAGCCCGGCTCTCTCCCCGTCCCACGCTGCTGGAGTTGTGGCATCCCTCTCCCCGCTCGCGGGGGGCAGGGGTTGCCTCGCTTCTGTCCGGCCTGCCAGGCCCTGCAGCCCCCGGAGTCCCAGCCTGACCTCTTCCGCCTTATGGGCTG CGATCGCTCCTTCAACATCAgtgtgcagcagctgcagcagcgaTTCCGGAGCTTGCAGCGCTCCCTACACCCTGATTACTTCAGCCAGAGACCCCAG AAAGAGCGGGACTTTTCTGAACAACACTCTTCCTTGGTTAACAGAGCCTACCAAACCCTTCTAAGTCCCTTGAGACGTGGATTGTACCTA CTGGAGCTGAATGGAGTGGAACTGGCAAAAGGGACAGACAGTGACATAGatgtggagttcctcaaggaaaTCATGGAAATCAATGAGACACTGGCAGAACTTAATAATGAGGCTAAAATAGAAGAGATTGAAAGTTTCATTGAAG ttaaACAAGAAGAATTGACCAAGGATGTGAGCAAAGCTTTTGAAAGAG aTGATCTTCAAGAAGCCAAGAAACTTCTAGCCAAAATGAAATACTTTGAAAACTTGGAGGACAAGGTGAAGAGCAAGAAGAACCCTTCCTGA